From the Verrucomicrobiia bacterium genome, the window AGTCTTACCGAAAATCATCCTTTCAAATGGGCTTTTGCTACTAACAGTATTCAAACTGCAATCCAAGATGCCTCTGTTACCAGTTCAGATATTATTGTAACAAACTTAGGAAATAACCTTAAGGAGCTAAAACTCTTCACCGAACTACAACACAACTTTTGTGGTGATTTAAAAATTTCTTTAACTTCTCCTTCCCAAAAAATCATTCTGATTTCAGCCAATAATGGCGGTAACTTAAAAAATTTATTCACTGATACACTTTGGGATGATCAAGCTGTAACGCCCATCACAGACGCAATTTGTCAAGATAATGTCACAAAACACACTATGATTCCAGAGGGTAAATTGGCAGCATTTCGCGGAGAAAACCCAAACGGAAAATGGACTCTAACTGTAACTGATCAAGCAGGTAATAATAGCTCCGGCCAACTTTTAAAATGGGGATTACGTTTCAACACCTATATTAACCCAATCCAACCACCTGCTGCATTGCCTATCCCTTCTGCCCCCTCTGAAATAACAACATCTGTTTTTAATTTTACCAATGCACAAGCCTCTCAAATTCTCAATTTTCAGCCAAAAGAAATTCCATTCAACGTGGAAAATCTACCTGGCACAGTTTGGAGCGCAAACCTAACCACTTTCTTTACTCACCCTTCTAGTAAAGATTTGGAATTGAAATTAACCGCTCCTTCAGGAGAAGAAGTTATTATTTCAAGCAAAAACGGTTATCAGCACGGACCTTTTGATGAAATTTTCATGCTCGACCAAAATGTTAATCAACCCAACAATACTCCCGTCTTTCCTTTTCCGAACTTTATTCCACCTCCTTATAGCCAGGTTTTTAATGGAACCCTTTGGGACGATCAAGCTGTGTTACCAGTTGCTGATGAAGATTACCTTATCGGCAATCTGCCTCATTTCCAATTAATTCCAGAAGGCTCATTTGATATATTCAAAGGTATAAATCCCAATGGTGTCTGGAAATTAACTATCCTAGATGGGCGAGATAATCAACCCATCAAAGGAATACAACATTGGTTAGATGGTGATAGCCCTATTCAAGAAAACATTATTGGCACAACAGGAGCTATTGCCAGCAATATCCTACAAATAGTTACTGCTGCAGGTGAGGTAACTACGAAGGAAAAAAGTTTTACCAATACAGAAACTATAGCAATTAACGACTTAGAAACTAAAATTTCTGAAATCAATGTGGCTGACATTGGCAATGTCATTGAACAAGTTAAAGTTTTTACTAAAATCACACATCCTAAATCAGGAGAGCTTAATCTGAAACTCACTGCTCCTTCAGGTAAAACTGTTATTCTTTCCACAGGTAATGGTGGTGATAACGCAAATGTGTTTAATGGCACGCTGTGGAATGATCGAGCACCAGGTGATCTTCGTGTCACAGGCGTTAATTTTGTGAACGGTCAGGCCCAACCTTTGCTCATCCCCGAAGGTGCTTTATCCCCATTTCGAGGTGAAAATCCCAATGGCAAATGGACCTTATCCATTAGCGATACCAAGGCCGGAGGCAATACAGGCAATCTGCTAGAATGGAGCTTACAAATCAATAGCTACCTCAGTACATTACCACCCGTTGATGGATTTCCTCATATTCCCAAGCCTTTACCACCAGCTAACTTTACCAAGGGTAATGACTACGTTTTCGGCCAAAAAGGGAAAGTTGCCTATCTTTTAAAACAAGAAGACGGTAAAAGCTTAAGCGCACCTATTACCCTAGGAAACTTGCCTGCCAAACATAAAATTGTAGCAGCCAATCATTTTGCTATTCCGGGTCAATCCAATCAAATGGTTTGTGTGATTCTTCAAAATAAAACTCAATTGTTTGCCAAAGCCGTTGGAGCTAATGGCAGTAGTTTTAGCGATGCTCCTTTAACACTTCCCAGCCTCACCGATCGTAAAGACAAACTCGTTGCCAGCGGTGATTTAAATCGTGATGGGTACAATGATCTCATCATCCAAGGTCGTCGTAAAAGTGTGCAAGCTTTTTTAGGGCCTGAATTTAGCCCTTTCCCTCTGACGAATATTTTTAAAAAATATGGAAAAGTCGTGGGTGTGGCTGATGGAAAAATCTTAACCCGTAAAAAAGGTCTTCTCTATGCCACTACGGTAGGCATTGAAAGTAACGGCTTCACCCCTACAACTACTTTAATTGGCAATGGCTTAAAATCATCGCTTAAAATTCGCGGCGTAGCCGATATTCTCAAGAAACCCGGCCTGGAATTAATTACGCAAGAAGGAAATAAAATTGGCTACGGCCCTCTTAATTTGAATGGATCTTTTGGCTATCTTTACACCAATCGAACCGATCTCTCTCTAGGAAAAGCCGTAGGCCCTAAATAAATTTGTTTGCTTTATGAAATGGCTTGCTTTGACATTTTTATTTTTTGCATCTTTTGTAAAAAGTTTTGCTCTATTGGAAACACCACCTCCCAATGCTGCATTGTTAAATTTTACCACTTCGTTGACTCAATCAGCTCCTATTTCTGATCTTTCCACCAATGAATTTACATTTTTTCTCAATAATACCACAGGCGTCGTTTGGGATGTAAAACTTACCACTACCCTTGAGCATCCTCGTCCTTCTGACTTAGAAATTTATCTAACATCCCCCCAAGGAACTTCCGTGCCTTTAAGCTTGAGAAACGGCACTACCAATAGTGCGGATCTTTTTAATAATTTATCATGGCAAAGCCAAGCACCTGTTCCTATCACCGATTATGTTGTGACCAATGGCATTTCTCCGGCTACAGTCACTCCTGAAGGCTCATTTGATGCTTGCTTTAAGGAAAACCCTGAAGGCACCTGGCAATTAATTATTATTGATCGTGAAGCGGGCATGAGCGGCTTTTGCAGCAATGCAACTTTATCCGTAACGACTTTAGTGGGTAATTCCATTACACGAACTGGTACGTTTTTTGCCGCTAATTCTGTGACTGGAACTAATTTACCAGGCCCTATTCTCAGCTTATCTAGTAATGCCTTTTTCTTGGAAGTTACTAATGTTGGTCCTTATCTTTCACAAATTAAAGTTCAAACCTGGTTACGACACACCTTTAATTCAGATCTTGATATTTACCTTACCTCACCTGAAGGCACAACCGTTACCTTAACCACCGATAACGGCGAAAATAAAACTGATGTTTTTAATGGCACGATTTGGGACGATCAAGCAACTATACTTGCTACCACTGCGCGTTATACTAATTCCACGCCTATTGAATTTCTGATCCCGGAAGGTTCCCTGGCTGCATTTCGCGGTGAAGATCCAAACGGAACTTGGACACTTCGAATTTTTGACGATGTTGCTTTGGATGAGGGAGTTCTTGATGACTGGGGATTAATTCTCGATACTTTGCCTGGACTCATTACCGATGTTACGGGCGATCATTACACTGATATTGTAACCTCAAAAGGACGCAAAATTTATGTATTGCAGATGATTAATGCAGCCCCTCAAGGTGCCTCCTTTGCTGGTCTTATTCCTAAAAAAAATAAAGCAGTTGCTATTAACGAATTTACCGGCGATCAACAGGCAGACCTTTTATTACAACAAGATACTTTTCTTTCCATCATGGCTTTTTCCAATAGTTTCCTTATTAGCAATTCCATCACCCTTTCCGGGGACGTCATCCGACCTAAATATAAAGTCGTGGCGACAACAGACCTCAATCAAGATGGTCTCGTCGACATCATTTCACAAAATAAAAGTCAGTTGGGTTTAACTCTGGCTCGTAAAGACGACGGAGTTGTTAGCTACCAGTTTCAACCTCTGGAAATCGGTCAAACGGGTAAAATCGTAGGTGCCGATCGCACCAATTTGTTCCAACGCGTTAAATCCAGTCTCTACTCTATCCCTGTTGTCAATGAAGGAAGTAATAACTTTCATTTAGGTGATCCCATTCTCATTAGCAAAGATTTGCGTCCCACTTTTCAGATTAGTGGTGTTGCAGAGTTATCACCGCTAGAGCCCGGCAACGAATTCATTATTCAAAGAGGTACCACCATCGGATATGGCCCCACCAATGTTGCTCGCAACATTACCACTCTCTATAAAGGTAAAGGACAAGGCAATATCGGTCGTGTTGTGGGTCCTCGTTAAGCTTTCTAAGCTGGACTTTTTCATTCTTAACGCCAAGTTTACCTTATGGCGCGTTATCTTTTTGGTTTCGTGATAGCTTGGTTAATTTGCCAAACAGCTTTTACTCAAACTTTAGTCAAACGCACTTATTGGGAAGTCAAAATTTCTGAGGATCAAAACTACGTAGTGGCTCTCGATGCGATCTCTTCTGTTGGACTTCATAATTACATTGTAGATGGCGTATTGGAGGTTACAGAAACCTCCATCGACACGGAAGGCACAGCATTAGCTCGTTTTTATTACATTGAAAAATTGGAAGATACTACCTCTCCAGCGCCTGGCTTAACGGAAAAAGTGCAACCCGCAATCGAAGCAGCTAAAAAAGCTAAAGAAGCCCTGGAAACTCTTGCTGGAGGCGAAGCTAACAATCCCTTGGAATCTAAAAAAGTAACTAAAAACTATCCTGTCACTACCCATGCTAAAACGATCGAATATCGACTTGCAACCAAAGCCGATGTAAAAAAAATTTACGATAGCGTGAGCAAAGCGCTCAAAGAAAATTTAACAACCACTCAGGATTTCAGTAAAAGTGATAAATAATCTCATTTTTCAAAACAAAAATTCTCACTTTTTAATAAAAAACTTTTTGTGTTTTCTCTAAACTCAATTAAATTAATAGATGAAAAAATCATTTTTTTTAATAACTCTATTTTTATTTTTAAAACATAACTCTTTTTGCCAAGATTGGGAATGGGCTAAGCGAGCAGGAAGTATTAATAACGTTCCTTATCCTCTTCAACAACTCGACGCCAGCTATTCTTGTGCGGTCGATAAATTAGGACACTGTTATATTACTGGTATGATTTATAGCCCCAATCAAACTGATACCGTTGCAGATTTTGATCAATGGGTTATCCAAGCCAAAACACCCCCTACTCTTTACTTAGCTAAATATAACAACAATGGTAATGTGGAATGGGTTAAAACAGTTACTAACGCCGTAGGGCGCGCAGTAGCGGTAGATTCTCAAAATAATGTTTATATCACTGGTAAATTTGGTTCACAAACCGTTTTTGAACAAAATCAGATCCTTAAATCCTTAGGTTCTAGCGATGTATTTTTAGCCAAATATACTCCTGAAGGACAATGTTCTTGGGCTATTAAAGGCGGCACGACTTCCGGAGAAGATGAAGGCCTAAGCATTGCAATCGATATTCGTAATCGTATCTACGTCACGGGCAAAGTCGGACAAGGCTCTGGAAATTTCGAACATACTCCTTTAAAAGTTAATATCCCTAATAATGAAGGAGGCGATTTACATGTCGCTTTCTTAGCCCAAGCGGATCCTAGCGGTTATTGGGAATGGGCAAAACCCACTGTAGTTGAAGGTAGTTGTGCCTATAGCACAGGATACAGTATTGATACCGATGGTTTAGGAAACATTTACATTGCAGGCATCTATTCGGGCGGTTGTTCTTTCAGCAATACTATTAAATTAATTAGCACACTCAACGATGAAGATGTGGATGGATTTGTGGCAAAATATTCTTCAACCGGACAAGCCATTTGGGCAAAAAAAATTGGCTCCCCCCAAGCCGGCTCCAGCCAGGTTACCCAAGCTCTCATTGTTGACAAAAAAAATAATATTTACATCACCGGCCATTATCTCTCTGGCATCACTATTGGTAATATTACCTTTCCTTCGAAACCTTCTCAAGCTGCGGATGCTTACCTGGCTAAATTAAACTCGAATGGATCAGTTCTTTGGGCAAAAAACATTGGGAATCCGGTCGACCACGAAAACTTTAACACCTATGGCTGGTCTCTAGCACTTAGCGACTCGGACGCCGTTTATCTGGCAGGAGAATTCACACATGAAGTCAAATTCGATGCTAACAACTCTTTAATTCATCCTGACTTCGTAACTCCTAAGTTATTTTTAGTCCGCTATAATTCAGACGCCACCTTCGGTTGGTCCTCTTACATCGAAAAACAAGGAGACGCCTATCCTTGGGGCCTAGCGAATTTTATAGAAGAAAATAAAGAAAATCTTTTTATCACTGGTGAGTTCCATAATTTTATGATTTTAGGAAATTACTTTCTACAAACTATAGGTGACGGCGACATCTTTCTCGCAAAAGGAGTCGTAAAAAAATATTAAACTCTTTGTAGTTATCCCTCATAAAAAGAGGCAAGTTTGACTTGTCTCTTTTCTTTTTATAAAAGATCAAGCTAAGCTCACTATGCATCTTTATGCTTAGCCTGGACCATATTTCCTACCAAACCGCCGCGCCTTCAAACGATGCTCAACCTATTCTTCACTCCGTCTCAGCCACTTTTAACATTCCTTCCTTTTCAGCTATTTTAGGCCCATCAGGATGCGGCAAAAGCACCCTATTAAAAATCATTGCTGGCATTCTGGAACCTAGCCAAGGCAATATTTTTTGGAATGGACGCAATCTTGTAACCGAGGGCGATTTATTACCCGGCCAAATCGGTTACGTTCCCCAATTCAGCATTGCCCACGAAAACCTCACGGTCGCTGAAAATATTCAAATCGCATGCCAACTGCGTATGAATCGAATTTCTTCTGAGGAGCTAAAACAAAAAGTAAAAAACCTTTTAAATGATGTCGGCCTCCAAGAAGTTGCGGATCGTCCCACTCGACTCATTTCAGGTGGACAAAAACGCCGACTCTCCCTTGCCATGGAATTAGCTAGCGCTCCCACCCTCCTGCTTTGCGATGAAGTGACCAGCGGCCTCGACCCCCAATCTGAAACGGAAATCCTCCATTTACTTCACCAACTCGCGCAACAAAAAAAATGTCTCATCCTCAACGTCACCCACAGTCTGAACCACCTGGAACTTTACGACTCCATCACAGTGCTTTACCAAGGTCACCTAGCCTATCACGGACCCTCCGCTTATCTCCTCACCCACTTTGGCATTCATCACCCCGAAAACCTTTTCCCCACACTTCTCTCGCAAGTTCCTGAAAATTGGAGCTCTCACCATTGGACAAATTTAGAAACAGAATCACACATCAGTGAAGAAAACAGAGAAGAAATACCAACCATCGCTTCACCCTTGCGACAATTTTTCATCCTTCTCAAACGACGACTACTACTTTTTTATCGTGACCGCTCACAATTTGCGCTTCATCTCCTACTACTTTTTCTTTTTCCAAGTCTAGTCGTATTATTTGCCTATCGTGGTTTGCCTCAAATTCAAAACCTCAACATGGGCCAAGACATCAACCTCATTCAACAACTCAAAGAAACCGTCACATTCACTGCGCAAACTAGCAAAATCGGAAGCTTAGTTTCAGGCCTCATTTTATTTCAAGTGATTCTACTCACCCTCATGGCATCCAACAATTCGGCTCGCGAAATCGTCGCCGAACGACTTTTACTAGAAAAAGAAAAACTAGCCGGGCTCAATATCTCAAGTTACCTCGCAAGCAAAATTCTTTTTTTATCTTTTCTCGTAATCGCTCAATCCATTTGGATGACACTGTTTGTCAAAACCATCTGCCGCTTTCCTGGCTCCGTCCTACCTCAAATTATTTTACTCACCTTTGTCAACGCCGCCGTCACAGCCACCTGTCTGGCTATTTCCAGTTGGTCTCGCACTACAGAAAAAGCCTCTTTAATTTCTTTGTACATCGTCGGCTTTCAACTTCCTCTGTCGGGTGCCGTTCTTGCTTTACCCTCCTGGCTCACTCATTTCGTCCAACCCTTTATTGCAACCTACTGGAGCTGGTCAGGCATGCTTCAAACCATGCGTGCCGAACGTATTTACGATCTCGTTATCGCAATTTCTGAAACCGCTCTCTCCCCACTACTTCTTTGCTATTGGGTATTAGGCGCGCACACCTTACTCGCTATCTTTCTTGCCTACTTAGGCTGCTGGCGAAGCGCCTGGGACAATTAGGCATTCACTTGAAACTCGAAATAAATTTGTCAACCCTATCCATTCCTCTTATACTTTAATAAGTTATGCCCCGTCGTGCCAGCGCCAAACATCATCCAACCATTTGGATTTTTGTAGTCGGTCTCATTATTATTTTGGGAGCTGGAGGCTACTACCTTTATCGCAATGTCAACGATCCCTTTCGAACATTACAACCCTTAGACGTTTCCATTTATCTGGAAAACTCCAATAGCCTGCGTGGCAACACCTATAAAATCCAAGCCACCATTCAAAATTCTTTAGCCTGGTCCCCTAATCTGGGTCGGCTTTTTTCTGTCG encodes:
- a CDS encoding proprotein convertase P-domain-containing protein, with the translated sequence MNKLPHCFIVMPRKIYLAVFCMLTLSYSARAVSPQPPNGNNVSSKSVVFDQNQPLPIPMNGDPMEVTFNVQGVEGNVWDIDLETFIKHFTPNDLTIILTSPSGKSVTLMSHEGKAMQQTNIVSDLAVLHTNTVPPNAKPDFPFGDFNLQFFNEVLNGALWDDQAELTVGQVQYSTMAQSQQPTLQPEGALDAFRGENPNGFWKLTIIDKTPNTQITVTGTETWEWTNDDEGFPIAILPGPPGQYQIDFVCDNKQMQFQWGSLITCDHTFLFYNPNLDETGYDFFFRLKADSELPINNSDQELISATLHITSLTENHPFKWAFATNSIQTAIQDASVTSSDIIVTNLGNNLKELKLFTELQHNFCGDLKISLTSPSQKIILISANNGGNLKNLFTDTLWDDQAVTPITDAICQDNVTKHTMIPEGKLAAFRGENPNGKWTLTVTDQAGNNSSGQLLKWGLRFNTYINPIQPPAALPIPSAPSEITTSVFNFTNAQASQILNFQPKEIPFNVENLPGTVWSANLTTFFTHPSSKDLELKLTAPSGEEVIISSKNGYQHGPFDEIFMLDQNVNQPNNTPVFPFPNFIPPPYSQVFNGTLWDDQAVLPVADEDYLIGNLPHFQLIPEGSFDIFKGINPNGVWKLTILDGRDNQPIKGIQHWLDGDSPIQENIIGTTGAIASNILQIVTAAGEVTTKEKSFTNTETIAINDLETKISEINVADIGNVIEQVKVFTKITHPKSGELNLKLTAPSGKTVILSTGNGGDNANVFNGTLWNDRAPGDLRVTGVNFVNGQAQPLLIPEGALSPFRGENPNGKWTLSISDTKAGGNTGNLLEWSLQINSYLSTLPPVDGFPHIPKPLPPANFTKGNDYVFGQKGKVAYLLKQEDGKSLSAPITLGNLPAKHKIVAANHFAIPGQSNQMVCVILQNKTQLFAKAVGANGSSFSDAPLTLPSLTDRKDKLVASGDLNRDGYNDLIIQGRRKSVQAFLGPEFSPFPLTNIFKKYGKVVGVADGKILTRKKGLLYATTVGIESNGFTPTTTLIGNGLKSSLKIRGVADILKKPGLELITQEGNKIGYGPLNLNGSFGYLYTNRTDLSLGKAVGPK
- a CDS encoding proprotein convertase P-domain-containing protein, with protein sequence MKWLALTFLFFASFVKSFALLETPPPNAALLNFTTSLTQSAPISDLSTNEFTFFLNNTTGVVWDVKLTTTLEHPRPSDLEIYLTSPQGTSVPLSLRNGTTNSADLFNNLSWQSQAPVPITDYVVTNGISPATVTPEGSFDACFKENPEGTWQLIIIDREAGMSGFCSNATLSVTTLVGNSITRTGTFFAANSVTGTNLPGPILSLSSNAFFLEVTNVGPYLSQIKVQTWLRHTFNSDLDIYLTSPEGTTVTLTTDNGENKTDVFNGTIWDDQATILATTARYTNSTPIEFLIPEGSLAAFRGEDPNGTWTLRIFDDVALDEGVLDDWGLILDTLPGLITDVTGDHYTDIVTSKGRKIYVLQMINAAPQGASFAGLIPKKNKAVAINEFTGDQQADLLLQQDTFLSIMAFSNSFLISNSITLSGDVIRPKYKVVATTDLNQDGLVDIISQNKSQLGLTLARKDDGVVSYQFQPLEIGQTGKIVGADRTNLFQRVKSSLYSIPVVNEGSNNFHLGDPILISKDLRPTFQISGVAELSPLEPGNEFIIQRGTTIGYGPTNVARNITTLYKGKGQGNIGRVVGPR
- a CDS encoding ABC transporter ATP-binding protein/permease, with protein sequence MLSLDHISYQTAAPSNDAQPILHSVSATFNIPSFSAILGPSGCGKSTLLKIIAGILEPSQGNIFWNGRNLVTEGDLLPGQIGYVPQFSIAHENLTVAENIQIACQLRMNRISSEELKQKVKNLLNDVGLQEVADRPTRLISGGQKRRLSLAMELASAPTLLLCDEVTSGLDPQSETEILHLLHQLAQQKKCLILNVTHSLNHLELYDSITVLYQGHLAYHGPSAYLLTHFGIHHPENLFPTLLSQVPENWSSHHWTNLETESHISEENREEIPTIASPLRQFFILLKRRLLLFYRDRSQFALHLLLLFLFPSLVVLFAYRGLPQIQNLNMGQDINLIQQLKETVTFTAQTSKIGSLVSGLILFQVILLTLMASNNSAREIVAERLLLEKEKLAGLNISSYLASKILFLSFLVIAQSIWMTLFVKTICRFPGSVLPQIILLTFVNAAVTATCLAISSWSRTTEKASLISLYIVGFQLPLSGAVLALPSWLTHFVQPFIATYWSWSGMLQTMRAERIYDLVIAISETALSPLLLCYWVLGAHTLLAIFLAYLGCWRSAWDN